The Canis lupus dingo isolate Sandy chromosome 11, ASM325472v2, whole genome shotgun sequence genome includes a region encoding these proteins:
- the N4BP3 gene encoding NEDD4-binding protein 3 yields MAIAPGPAGIAMGSVGSLLERQDFSPEELRAALAGSRSSRQPDGLLRKGLGQRELFSYLHLSKKDGKNTKRAPRNEPTDYTTLYYREHPRAGDFSKTSLPERGRFDKCRIRPAVFKPVAGTGKGFVSMQSLAAHKGQKLWRSNGSLHTLACHPPLSPGPRASQAQARAQLLHALSLDDGGPEPEPSLSDSSSGGSFGRSPGTGPGPFSSSLGHINHLGGSLDRASRVPKEAGPLAMLNCLPEPPPPYEFSCPTATEEVVAVLPDTCEDLKRGLGDEDSANPFTQVLEERQRLWLAELKRLYVERLHEVAQKAERSERNLQLQLFMAQQEQRRLRKELRAQQGLGPEPRPPSALPEADPSVRPEEEARWEVCQKTAEISLLKQQLREAQAELAQKLAEIFSLKTQLRGSRAQAQAQDAELAQLREAVRSLQEQGPREEAPGGCETDDCKSRGLLAEAGGPEAGGGGGGAEQLRAQLVQERLRAQEQALCFERERRTWQEEKERVLRYQREIQGGYLDMYRRNQALEQELRALREPPTPWSPRLESSKI; encoded by the exons ATGGCCATagccccaggccctgctggcATTGCCATGGGCAGCGTGGGCAGTCTGTTGGAACGGCAGGACTTCTCCCCTGAAGAGCTGCGGGCAGCACTCGCCGGGTCTCGGAGCTCCCGCCAGCCTGATGGGCTCCTCCGGAAGGGCCTGGGCCAGCGTGAACTCTTCAGCTACCTGCACCTCTCTAAGAAGGACGGCAAGAACACCAAGAGGGCCCCTCGGAACGAGCCTACCGACTATACCACCCTCTACTACCGGGAGCATCCTCGGGCCGGTGACTTCAGCAAGACCTCGCTGCCCGAGCGCGGTCGCTTTGACAAG TGCCGCATCCGTCCAGCGGTGTTCAAGCCCGTGGCGGGCACTGGGAAAGGCTTCGTGTCCATGCAGAGCCTGGCGGCGCACAAGGGTCAGAAGCTGTGGCGTAGTAATGGCAGCCTGCACACACTGGCCTGCCACCCACCCCTGAGCCCAGGGCCACGGGCCAGCCAGGCACAGGCCCGTGCCCAGCTGTTGCATGCCCTCAGCCTGGACGACGGTGGCCCCGAGCCCGAGCCCAGCCTATCTGACTCCTCCAGCGGGGGCAGCTTTGGCCGCAGTCCCGGCACTGGTCCTGGCCCCTTCAGCTCCTCCTTGGGCCATATTAACCACCTCGGGGGCTCCCTGGACCGGGCCTCACGGGTCCCCAAGGAGGCTGGGCCCCTAGCTATGCTGAACTGCCTGCCTGAGCCACCACCACCCTATGAGTTCTCCTGTCCCACCGCCACCGAGGAGGTGGTGGCCGTGCTGCCCGACACCTGTGAGGATCTCAAGAGGGGCCTTGGTGATGAGGACAGCGCCAATCCCTTCACACAG GTGCTAGAGGAGCGCCAGCGGCTGTGGCTGGCTGAGCTGAAGCGTCTATACGTGGAGCGGCTGCATGAGGTGGCTCAGAAGGCGGAACGCAGCGAGCGCAACCTCCAGCTGCAGCTCTTCATGGCTCAGCAGGAGCAGCGACGGCTGCGCAAAGAGCTTCGCGCgcagcagggcctgggccccGAGCCGCGGCCCCCCAGCGCCCTCCCAGAGGCCGACCCCAGCGTGCGACCCGAGGAGGAAGCCCGATGGGAG GTGTGCCAGAAGACAGCGGAGATTAGCCTCCTGAAGCAGCAGCTGCGCGAGGCCCAGGCGGAGTTGGCGCAGAAGCTGGCGGAGATCTTCAGCCTGAAGACGCAGCTGCGGGGCAGCCGGGCCCAGGCGCAGGCCCAGGACGCAGAGCTGGCCCAGCTGCGGGAGGCGGTGCGGAGCCTGCAGGAGCAGGGGCCCCGGGAGGAGGCCCCGGGCGGCTGTGAGACTGACGACTGCAAGAGCAGGGGGCTGCTGGCCGAGGCGGGCGGCCCCGAGGCCGGAGGGGGTGGCGGGGGCGCCGAGCAGCTGCGGGCCCAGCTGGTGCAGGAGCGGCTCCGCGCCCAGGAGCAGGCGCTGTGCTTCGAGCGGGAGCGGCGGACgtggcaggaggagaaggagcgCGTGCTGCGCTATCAGCGGGAGATCCAGGGAGGCTACCTGGACATGTACCGCCGCAACCAGGCGCTGGAGCAGGAGCTGCGCGCGCTGCGGGAGCCTCCGACGCCCTGGAGCCCTCGGCTGGAGTCCTCCAAGATCTGA